The Myroides phaeus DNA segment ACGAGGAGGAGTTTAAGCTATGGTGTGAAGGCCGCACGGGATATCCTATTGTCGATGCAGGGATGCGCGAATTGAATACTACTGGATTTATGCACAATAGAGTGCGTATGATTGTAGCCAGTTTCTTGACAAAACACTTGTTGATTGATTGGAGATGGGGAGAAGCGTACTTTGCACAGCACTTGTTGGATTACGACTTGTCTGCTAACAATGGGAATTGGCAATGGGCAGCAGGATGTGGGTGTGATGCCGCTCCTTATTTCAGGATATTTAATCCGAGTGAGCAAACCAAGAAGTTTGACAAGGAAAATAAGTATATCAACAAATGGTTGCCTGAATTAGCAAATGGCGAGTATTGGGAGGAGATTGTTGACCACAAAGAAGCACGTATTCGTGCCCTTGAAACCTATAAACGTGGGTTAGAACAATAATTTTCTTAGAAGTTCGCAAATTGGCTTGAATATTGTAATACTAATCAAAATTCTAAAACGATAAATAATGAAAAGAATACATAAAACAGTTGCTACAATCTTGATGTGTTGTGGTGCTTTTGTGATGATACCAAAAGCAGAGGCTTGTACCAGAGTAGTGTACAAAGGACCTAATAATACGATTCTAACGGCTCGTTCGATGGACTGGAAAGAGGAGATTATGCCTAATATATGGGTGTTTCCAAGAGGTATTGAGCGCCAAGGAGAAGTAGGTAAAGCGTCTGCAAAGTGGAAAGCAAAATACGGAAGTGTTGTTACTTCTGCTTTTGACTTAGCGACAACAGATGGAATGAATGAGAAAGGATTAGTGTCTAACATCCTATGGTTGGTAGAGTCACAATACCCTGAGTATAATCCACAAGGTAAAGACAAGGGAATTAGCTTAGCGATGTGGGCACAGTACGCTTTAGATAATTACGCAACTGTAGAAGAGGCAGTAATTGATTTACAGAAGAACCCGGTAGTTGTTGTAACAGCTAATACACCAGGAAGAACGTCATTGGCAACAGTGCACTTAACTATTTCTGATGCAAAAGGAGACAGTGCAGTATTTGAGTATATCGACGGAAAGTTGAAAGTATATCACGATGCATCGTACACTGTAGTAACGAACTCGCCTACATTTGACAAGCAATTAGCAATTAATGATTATATCAGCTATTTACCAGGAAACAAAGTGTTACCAGGAACAGGTAGATCAGAAGATCGTTTTGCAAGAGCGAAGTATTACGCAACGGCAGTAACACAATCAGATGACATTAAAGTGGCTTTAGGAGCAACGTTTAGTGTGATTAGAAACTGTTCAGTGCCTTATGGAGTTCACATTGATGGGGAGCCAAACTTGTCGTCAACAAAATGGAGAACAGTATCTGACCAAAAGAACTTAGTGTATTACTACGAAGATCCATTGTCATTAACACCAATGTGGATAGATTTAAAAGCAATTGACTTTAGCGAGAAAGCAAGCGTTAAAAAGTTAGATGTTTCTCAAAGCCAACAATATGCTGGTCTTTCAAACGATAAGTTAGTAGAGGCTAAAGCATTTAAGTTTTTAGGAATTTAATCTGCCTATACAATATTATATTAGGTGGTTTAGTATTCGCTTACAAAAGCTAACCTACTCTCAATAAATTAAATACCCCAAGAAGTTTGTGCTTTTTGGGGTATTTTTATGTTGTGTAACTTTTAAAAAAGGGTAGTGTTATTTAAACCATTTGCCTAACGTCTTTTTTAGAAAGCTCTTTTCTTTGTATTCTTCCGGTAGTTCAACCTCTTTTTCTTTAGCAAGAGCAATGTAATAGGCTAACTTCTCTGGGGCTTTGTTTTCCTCGTCTTTAGCGTAGATATCAATTAAATCTAAGATGGCAAGGTTGTACTCTTGTTGTAATGCTTTCTCTAAAAGAGGAATGGCCTTTTGACCATCTTGTTTTACACCATAACCGTAGCAATGCATTCTACCTAAGAGGAACGAACCAATATTGTCGTTGTTTTTCATATCCTCCTTGATGTACTTTAGGGCATTTTTATACTCTCCAAGCAAGTAGTAACAATCAGCAAGGTAATTGCAAACCTCGTATTCTTTTGTGTTCACTTGTTTGAAGTAGTGAATAGCCGTATTGAAGTCATTGTCTAAACCAGCGGCTCCATAATAGTAGATTAGCGCCAAGTTGTTATAACTGGTATTATTGCCAAGTTCAGCACCTTTAGTGTAATATTCAATCGCTTTGTGTATATCTTGTTCAACTCCAAACCCGTGTTCATACATATACCCTAAGTTGGTTACTGAGTACGGGTTATTGTGTGTTGCTGCCAATTCAAAAAGGTGTTTAGCCTTGTTGTAATCGATATAGTCGTCTTCCGTTAAATAGCGGTATCCTAACTCTTGAAGTAGTTCGCTATTGTTTACTGCCTCAGCCATTAATAACAACGCCTCATATTGTTCATCAAAGCTGTGGTCAGCATAATAATCTTTTACAGCATTAAGTTGGTAGGGGTCTAATTGTGCATAGTCATCAGCTGTTAAAACCTGTGTTTTCTCATTAAAATACGGATTAAACAATCCGACTTCACCATTAGAGTCGTATCGCAATTTACCCGCTAACAACAGTAGGTGATGCGTACTTATTGTTTGTATTTCATCGTTGTTACAAGTAAACACCGCATTGTCTTTGTACAATACAATAGTGTCGATGTCTTGTTCCAAGTTGTGCATTGTAATAAAGTCGTACTCATAAACAGACTCTTGTTCAGGGAGTGCAATTACGCGCAATGCCCACTTGTCTTTGAGTTTAGTAGCAGCAAAGCCGTTGGTTAGTATTTTAACCACGTCAATTGTTGTAAACGGTACAATCCATCGTTCTTCAATAGCATCAAAAATCCCTTTCTTCTTGCCAAGAGAAACGTGACATTGTCCAGCGCCAAGGTTCATCCAATAGTCTATATACGTATCTATTTTACAGTTCATTGGCTCTAAAACATACTTTGCCTTTTTGTGGTTGTAAATCCCCTTTAGCTTGTCAGTGTACACGATGACGCATTCATTCGTAACATATTGTACGTGTTTGATACTCTCCAAGACCAATTCGCCTTCAAACGTAATCAAGTTGTGTAATTTCGGATTAACGTCAGACGGGACAAGTAAGTGGTTTTCGATATCGCTATTTCTCACATCTGCATAAGCAAACTTGCCTAAGTAGTGATGAGATCTACTATAAAAATCGCGCTTATTTCCCATAGAAGTACAGAAATAAGAGTAGTGATATTCAAAAGGAGAGTCGCCTTTAAACGGAATAAGTTGTTCTCCTGCAAAGTTGTACACTGCGTAGTGACTGCCATTGTACACATTGTAGTAATACGGGTATAAGAACTCAACCAATTCATACGCAAGAGGAATCAAGTAAGTGTGAGAAAGCAAGTTTAGAAGTCCCCATTTCCCATCTTGACACACTGCCGCCACAGTAAGCGTACGGCTTGTATCTTCGTTGCCTTGCTCGTCAAAGAAGTCTTCAATTTGAGCAGTTCCCACATCGAAATACAAAGGTTTAACAACCTCTACACCAGTTTTATCTATAAAACCAAACAGTTCATCACGCTGAATAATAGCTAAATTAGGCTCTGTAAACTCGCCTATATATCCATAAACAGCCTCAGTTATCTTTTTGTTGTCAAAAGTTGTTAGTCCATACAACTCATTCTCTTCATATTGTAAGCAGTCGTAATCTTTTTCAAACGCTATTTCTAACCAATCCCAACCAAAGTTAGCATTGTCGTTGTTGAGGTATTCCTCAAATGTAGAAAAAGGGAAATAAGACTGACCGATAACTCCGCGATTGATGTGTTCACTATCTAATTCAAGGTCTATAATATTAGCCAATTCCTCTGTGTACAAGGCAATTTCAGCTGAGAATGCCTGTGCTTGTTTTTTATGACTCTCCTCATTCATATTGTACACATCCGTTCCATCTAAGCGAAAGTAGTCATACGGCAAGTTTTGAAAATAGTACAATTGACGCTCATACGACTGAAGGTACTTTGCTTGATCAGTAGTAGGAATAAGGTCTACTTGCTGTTGAATCCACAGGTGAAATTTTTCAAACAAAGGCAATGCTTCCTTTACATTAAAGAAAAGGTCTTTAGACGATTTAAAACCGAATTGCTTTAGTTCACTCTTAGTAAGCGGATGTGCAAAAAGAGGTAAGAAGAAAAGAGGAATCACATAATTCCATTCCCCCACTAAAGATTCGTCATAAAATTCCTGATCTAAGGAAACATTGTAGATATATAACCGATGTGCCATAAGTTGTAATATGAATTAAATAGAAGTTCACAAAAAGAACGGGGGCGAAAGATATTTAAATAATGTGAAAATGCATATTGTTTTTTTTTGTATCTTAAATAGTTAGATATAAGATGTAAATAAAGAGTCACCTTTGTTGTTTATAGCGTTGTTTAAAAGGAGGAATTACTCAAATAAGTGATAAGCTATTTCATCTTCGTTTTAAATAACGGCATAGATGATAATTAGGTATTGTAGGATGCTATTATCTTATATCTTTGCAGAATTTATTACTAAAAAAATATTTTATTAACTGTTAGTGTTCAATGTCTATTCGAAGTGTTTATCATAGTTTGTTCTTGATATTTTTTGCAGTACTCATAGGGGTTAGCTGTACAAGATCTACATCACTACACGATTGGACAGGTGAAGAACAAGAGCGTTTTCTTACAGCTTACGACAGTTTTAGTAAAAATAATATGTCTCAACTTCAAAGAGATTCTTTAGATAACTTTATTTTATATTTAAAAAACACACAAAGTAACAGAGATTTTTTAGCTACCTATATCAAGCAAACTGATGCCGATAAAAAGTATGTTGATTTATATGCAACCTATGCGAGAGTAGCAAGGGATACGCAAGGAATCGCAAAAAGCTATTACTTATTAGGAGAGTTCTTTGATCGCAATTATTTAATTGATAGTAGCTATTACTATTTTAATCAAGCTAAATATAGTTATAGAAAGTTACACGATTCTGTTAATCAGCAAAAAGTGACGTTAATAATAAGTAATATTTTAGCTGATAAAGGAGTTTTTTCTGAGGCAGAACATCAAATCCATAAAGTAATTTCTCTAAATAAACATACTGTTTCTAACTATGATTTATTTAATCAAGAATATTTGTATGCTAAAATTGTTTTAGGGTTAGAACAGTATACCGAAGCAATTAATCGGTTTAATAATGCTTTAGATTTAAGTACTTCTAATGAAGTAAAAGAGTATTATTCAGAAAAAGAATTGCGTTTAAAACGTCTTGATATTTACAACTATTTATCAATTGCGCATATCAGAAAACACCAATTTACTGAAGCAGAACATTTTTTATCAGTCGCTTTTGATGATTATAAAATGTTAGATAAAGAAGATAATATTGAGCTATATTTAAAAATAATACACAATTTTGCGGTTGTTAAATTAGCCAAAGATGAAAATGAATTAGCATTAAAGTACATCAAGGAAGCGTTAACGTTAAATACAAAATATAACTATATTAAGAACAAAAAGTTAACAGACGTTTTATTAGTTCAGTACTATTTTGAGATCGGAGAGATCTTTACAGCCAATACTATTCTTCAAGAATTATTAGAAGATGCTATAAAAATAAATGATTATAAACTTCAAAAGGAAGCACTAACTGTTTTATTGCAATATGATACAGAAAACTCAAAGGATAATTTTCAGCGATATTTAGAGTTAGATAATATCATTAATAAAAAGCAAACAATAGTTAGAAATAGATTTGCTCGTTTAAAATATGAAGCAGATGATCTACTTCAAGTAAATGATAAATTACACAATCAAAAGGATACTATTGTTATTCTTTCGTTTATGGTAATTTCATTTATTCTTATCGTTGTAATTGCTTTTTTTATTAAGAACAAAGTAAGAGAAATAGCAACAATTAAAATGTATCAACGCGATACAGAGCGTTATTATAAATCTGTAATTGATCATCAAAATGCTATTGCTAAAGTCCAAGAAGCTGAAAGGAGGAATATAGCAAGAGAATTACACGATGGCGTATTAAATAAATTATTTGTAACACGTTTTTCTCTGATGCAATTGGAGCAGGAGAATATAGAAGAAACAAAAGGTTTACTGGTTAAAGAGGTTCAAGATGTTGAAAAGTTTATACGCGATAGTTCATACGCATTGTCGAATGAAAAGAAACTGTTTGCCAGTAATTTTAAACAGCTTATTATCGAAATGGTGGTGTTACAAAATCGAAATACAGCTATTCAGTTTGATATATTTATAGACCCAAGAATAGAGCTTGAAAGTTTTTCTCATCGCTATAGAATAAGTATTTATCGCATTGTTCAAGAAGCATTGAACAACGTACAGAAGTATTCTAATGCTAAGAATTGTTATGTGTCATTTACATATAAAACAGATACTTTAGTAGAAGTAAGTGTTGAAGATAATGGAAGAGGATTTGACGTATATACTACAAGAAGAGGAAAAGGATTGAATAATATTCAAGATAGGTTAAATGCCTTAAATAGTAAATTAGTATTGACAAGTACAGTTGGGAAAGGAACAACATTACTATTTTTAGTAAAGATTAAATAATCGGTAAAAGGTTATAATAAAATAAGGGTACTTTACAATTGTAAAGTACCCTTACTCGTTTTAACGCTAATAAAATTAACTTTGGAAATATATATTATGAATTCATATGTTTACTAACGTCAAAGTTTAATCCTTTTGCAATACCCATTCCAAGTTCCATATCTGCTCTGAACCAGTGGCATAATTGACGACCAATGATTTCATCGCGTTTCGGACCATCAATACCACTCATAGCAGCAACAATATTGTTGATTGTATTTTGTTTTGCTTCCGGTGTCATGATGCGGAATAAATTACCTGGTTGAGAGAAGTGGTCATTTTCACCTTCTGCATTTCTGTCAAAACGATCAGCCATAGTACTTTGTAACTCTCTCGCTGGTTCTTTATAACTTGGGTCAGCCACAATGTTGTCAAAACTATTAGGGAAATAGTTAGGCTCACTACCACCATTACCATCTACGCGCATGTACCCATCTCTTTGGTAATTGTTAGTTGCAAACGGACAACGGTTTACCGGTATCTGCTCATAGTTAGCACCTAATCTGTAACGTTGTGCATCTGGATAAGACAAGATACGCCCTTGTAACATTTTATCAGGTGAGAATCCAATACCATCTACAATGTGAGTAGGAGCAAAAGCAGCTTGTTCTACATCTTGGAAGTAGTTAGCAGGCATTCTGTTTAATTCCATTACCCCAACATCAATAAGAGGGAAGTCTTTATGAGGCCATACTTTAGTAACGTCAAACGGATTTACCTTAGCATTGTTTGCTTCCTCCATTGTCATTACCTGAATTTTCAAGTTCCATTTAGGGAAGTTACCACTTTCGATATTATCGATTAAGTCGCGTTGTGCATAATCCATATCCGTAGCTCTCATTTGATCAGCCTCAGGACCAGTCAAGTTTTTAATACCTTGTGCTGTTTTAAAGTGAAACTTCACATAGACAATCTCGTTGTCTTTGTTGATCATAGAATAGGTGTGACTACCATACCCATTCATATGTCTATAACCAAACGGAGTACCTCTATCAGACATTAAAATCAACACTTGGTGTAAACTTTCTGGGTTAAGAGACCAGAAATCCCAAACCATTGTAGGTGATTTTAAGTTTGTATGTGGGTGTCTTTTTTGTGTGTGGATAAAGTCAGGGAACTTTTTAGCATCCTTGATAAAGAACACAGGGGTGTTGTTTCCAACCAAATCCCAGTTACCATCTTCTGTATAGAACTTCACAGCAAACCCACGTGGGTCACGCTCAGAGTCAGCAGAACCTTTTTCTCCACCTACTGTTGAGAAGCGAACAAATAAGTCTGTTTTCTTTCCAACTTCGCTAAATACTTTAGCTTTTGTATATTTTGTAATATCGTTTGTAACTGTAAACGTACCAAATGCACCAGCACCTTTTGCGTGTACAATACGCTCTGGAATACGCTCTCTGTTGAAGTGTGCTAACTTCTCGTGTAAAATATAATCTTCTAATAATACTGGACCTCTTGCTCCAGCAGTTAATGAATCTTCGTGATCAGTGTACGGTCTTCCAGAAGCTGTTGTCAATTTTTTAGTTTCCATAATTAGTTATTTTTTGTTTTTTTCTATACCACAAATATAGGGTGGTAAAGAGTTGATTACCAGTTGTTGTTATATTTTGTATCAATACACGAATAAGTATAATCTATCAGTAAAAATAAAATGATAGAAAAACCATATATAATGTATAACCCTTGTAGAATATAGGGTTCGCTTACTAAATTACAAATAATTTTTTGAAACTACTTTATTCTCTAATTAATTGATTTTATTCGATTTAATAGCATTATATTTAGTACGTTGAAAATAACATCGCAATTTGCACTGATAATAATATGGAAAATAATCAACTTACTTTCTTTAGATCATTAGAAACTAATTCCCCAGCCTATACTAATTTAGTGGAGCAAGTGAATGAGCAAAGTGTTTGGCCAAAATACATACTACAAGACCGCAATAATCTAAAATATTGGGATAAACTCTATGAGGTGTTTCCCGTATATCAATTCTTTCTTTTAGAGGGTAATCGCGTAGTAGGTAGTGGCAATTGTGTTCCCTTATACTTAACCCCAAAAGAAAAAGAGGACTTACCTGATGAAGGGTGGGACTGGGCGATAGCTAAAGCCTTTGCTGATTTTGAACAGGAGTTGAAACCAAATACCCTTTGTGCGTTGCAAATTAGTGTTGATCCTGCTTATCAAGGAAAGGGCGTGAGCAAACACTTGATTGATTATATGAAGGGAATTGCTGTTGAGAGTAACTTCTCTGATTTTATTCTACCAATACGACCTACGTTAAAACACAGGTATCCGTTGCAACAAATGGATAGTTATATGCAGTGGATTAACAATAGAGGACTTCCTTATGATGCGTGGATACGCAGTCACGTTAGAAATGGGGCAACCATAGTAAAGGTGTGTAACAAAGCAATGGCAGTAGAAGGTACGGTGTTAGAATGGGAGGCGTGGACCAACTTGACGTTTCAGACATCAGGTGAGTATATTCTTCCGTTTGCATTAAATCCGATTAAAATAGATATGGCATTGAATAAGGGAACTTATGTAGAGCCTAATGTTTGGATGCGCTATGCATTATAAAGTGTTATTCAACATTAAAATGCTGCATTGGCATACTTAAAAAGCAAAATAATTACTGTTATAGTACACAAGCGAGTTAGATTGTAAGCTCGCTTTTTTTATGGCTTATTTAGATTAGAATTCTCTAATAACAAAGCAAATACCGAGCTTTTCCGATTAATATCAGTAAATTTGAAGTAAACCACTTAATTATGTTTAGTAATAAATATTTAGTTATAGCAGGAGCATTTCTTGCCTTACAAGGATGTTCTTATAAAACAACATACCAACCGATTCAATATTCGACGCTTGATAAAGATAATCCTACGATTGTAAAAGATAGAAAAGGTTATATAGCGCATTTTGACAAGGGAGATCAAGTGCTTTTAGGAGATTTAGCTGTTGATTTCCATTCAAAGATGCCCGTTCGTTTGCCTGATACACAACGCAAAGTGTACACTGTTGTTCGCCAAGGTGATACCTTACAGGTGGCTAATCGATTGGTGAACTTCAAAAACGTGATCAACTTTAGAGATATAGGAGGACTTAAAACGAAGGATGGTAAAATCATTAAGTGGGGG contains these protein-coding regions:
- a CDS encoding linear amide C-N hydrolase yields the protein MKRIHKTVATILMCCGAFVMIPKAEACTRVVYKGPNNTILTARSMDWKEEIMPNIWVFPRGIERQGEVGKASAKWKAKYGSVVTSAFDLATTDGMNEKGLVSNILWLVESQYPEYNPQGKDKGISLAMWAQYALDNYATVEEAVIDLQKNPVVVVTANTPGRTSLATVHLTISDAKGDSAVFEYIDGKLKVYHDASYTVVTNSPTFDKQLAINDYISYLPGNKVLPGTGRSEDRFARAKYYATAVTQSDDIKVALGATFSVIRNCSVPYGVHIDGEPNLSSTKWRTVSDQKNLVYYYEDPLSLTPMWIDLKAIDFSEKASVKKLDVSQSQQYAGLSNDKLVEAKAFKFLGI
- a CDS encoding tetratricopeptide repeat protein, translated to MAHRLYIYNVSLDQEFYDESLVGEWNYVIPLFFLPLFAHPLTKSELKQFGFKSSKDLFFNVKEALPLFEKFHLWIQQQVDLIPTTDQAKYLQSYERQLYYFQNLPYDYFRLDGTDVYNMNEESHKKQAQAFSAEIALYTEELANIIDLELDSEHINRGVIGQSYFPFSTFEEYLNNDNANFGWDWLEIAFEKDYDCLQYEENELYGLTTFDNKKITEAVYGYIGEFTEPNLAIIQRDELFGFIDKTGVEVVKPLYFDVGTAQIEDFFDEQGNEDTSRTLTVAAVCQDGKWGLLNLLSHTYLIPLAYELVEFLYPYYYNVYNGSHYAVYNFAGEQLIPFKGDSPFEYHYSYFCTSMGNKRDFYSRSHHYLGKFAYADVRNSDIENHLLVPSDVNPKLHNLITFEGELVLESIKHVQYVTNECVIVYTDKLKGIYNHKKAKYVLEPMNCKIDTYIDYWMNLGAGQCHVSLGKKKGIFDAIEERWIVPFTTIDVVKILTNGFAATKLKDKWALRVIALPEQESVYEYDFITMHNLEQDIDTIVLYKDNAVFTCNNDEIQTISTHHLLLLAGKLRYDSNGEVGLFNPYFNEKTQVLTADDYAQLDPYQLNAVKDYYADHSFDEQYEALLLMAEAVNNSELLQELGYRYLTEDDYIDYNKAKHLFELAATHNNPYSVTNLGYMYEHGFGVEQDIHKAIEYYTKGAELGNNTSYNNLALIYYYGAAGLDNDFNTAIHYFKQVNTKEYEVCNYLADCYYLLGEYKNALKYIKEDMKNNDNIGSFLLGRMHCYGYGVKQDGQKAIPLLEKALQQEYNLAILDLIDIYAKDEENKAPEKLAYYIALAKEKEVELPEEYKEKSFLKKTLGKWFK
- a CDS encoding ATP-binding protein, with the translated sequence MSIRSVYHSLFLIFFAVLIGVSCTRSTSLHDWTGEEQERFLTAYDSFSKNNMSQLQRDSLDNFILYLKNTQSNRDFLATYIKQTDADKKYVDLYATYARVARDTQGIAKSYYLLGEFFDRNYLIDSSYYYFNQAKYSYRKLHDSVNQQKVTLIISNILADKGVFSEAEHQIHKVISLNKHTVSNYDLFNQEYLYAKIVLGLEQYTEAINRFNNALDLSTSNEVKEYYSEKELRLKRLDIYNYLSIAHIRKHQFTEAEHFLSVAFDDYKMLDKEDNIELYLKIIHNFAVVKLAKDENELALKYIKEALTLNTKYNYIKNKKLTDVLLVQYYFEIGEIFTANTILQELLEDAIKINDYKLQKEALTVLLQYDTENSKDNFQRYLELDNIINKKQTIVRNRFARLKYEADDLLQVNDKLHNQKDTIVILSFMVISFILIVVIAFFIKNKVREIATIKMYQRDTERYYKSVIDHQNAIAKVQEAERRNIARELHDGVLNKLFVTRFSLMQLEQENIEETKGLLVKEVQDVEKFIRDSSYALSNEKKLFASNFKQLIIEMVVLQNRNTAIQFDIFIDPRIELESFSHRYRISIYRIVQEALNNVQKYSNAKNCYVSFTYKTDTLVEVSVEDNGRGFDVYTTRRGKGLNNIQDRLNALNSKLVLTSTVGKGTTLLFLVKIK
- a CDS encoding catalase, with the translated sequence METKKLTTASGRPYTDHEDSLTAGARGPVLLEDYILHEKLAHFNRERIPERIVHAKGAGAFGTFTVTNDITKYTKAKVFSEVGKKTDLFVRFSTVGGEKGSADSERDPRGFAVKFYTEDGNWDLVGNNTPVFFIKDAKKFPDFIHTQKRHPHTNLKSPTMVWDFWSLNPESLHQVLILMSDRGTPFGYRHMNGYGSHTYSMINKDNEIVYVKFHFKTAQGIKNLTGPEADQMRATDMDYAQRDLIDNIESGNFPKWNLKIQVMTMEEANNAKVNPFDVTKVWPHKDFPLIDVGVMELNRMPANYFQDVEQAAFAPTHIVDGIGFSPDKMLQGRILSYPDAQRYRLGANYEQIPVNRCPFATNNYQRDGYMRVDGNGGSEPNYFPNSFDNIVADPSYKEPARELQSTMADRFDRNAEGENDHFSQPGNLFRIMTPEAKQNTINNIVAAMSGIDGPKRDEIIGRQLCHWFRADMELGMGIAKGLNFDVSKHMNS
- a CDS encoding GNAT family N-acetyltransferase; amino-acid sequence: MENNQLTFFRSLETNSPAYTNLVEQVNEQSVWPKYILQDRNNLKYWDKLYEVFPVYQFFLLEGNRVVGSGNCVPLYLTPKEKEDLPDEGWDWAIAKAFADFEQELKPNTLCALQISVDPAYQGKGVSKHLIDYMKGIAVESNFSDFILPIRPTLKHRYPLQQMDSYMQWINNRGLPYDAWIRSHVRNGATIVKVCNKAMAVEGTVLEWEAWTNLTFQTSGEYILPFALNPIKIDMALNKGTYVEPNVWMRYAL